A stretch of the Capsicum annuum cultivar UCD-10X-F1 chromosome 8, UCD10Xv1.1, whole genome shotgun sequence genome encodes the following:
- the LOC107840161 gene encoding pyruvate kinase isozyme A, chloroplastic, whose amino-acid sequence MAVVGDLALMGTKISPNKLVGNLEKRVFGFPVLLSSRFVFSHGRKLDVSKSRTAIRAVMQVEKIHSTSELNEGCLGFDVVSEREVKEKGFLGLRKTKLVCTIGPASSSLDELEKLAIAGMNVARLNMCHNTREWQQDVIRKIKKLNQEKGYSVAVMMDTEGNQIQVVDHGSSSSVKAEEDSIWYVTTEKFEGSRPFTIQANYEDFAEGVNPGDEIVIDGGMATFEVIERAGNDLRCKCTDSGLLLPRAKLSFWRDGKILGRDYDLPTLSAKDWSDIAFGISEDIDFIAVSFVKDADAIKHLKDYLTTKSPKAIKVLAKIESLESLRRLEEIVEASDGIMIARGDLGVEIPLEQIPSVQQDITYVCRQLNKPVIVASQLLESMVEYPTPTRAEVADVSEAVRQYADALMLSGESAIGSYGMKALSVLRTTSTRMEQSCREENRQTSLHQRKLGVSLPDQIAEQICNCAVEMADNLGVDAIFVYTRHGKMASLLSRNRPNPPIFAFTNDNSTRMALNLQWGVTPLLTDLSDDMEGNVKKTVELIKGKGGMIKKEDAILVVSDIIPISTAQTIFQSIQVMTIS is encoded by the exons ATGGCAGTAGTGGGAGATTTAGCTTTGATGGGCACAAAGATAAGTCCAAATAAGTTAGTTGGTAATTTGGAGAAAAGGGTATTTGGTTTTCCAGTTTTATTAAGTTCAAGATTTGTTTTTTCTCATGGTAGAAAACTTGATGTCAGCAAATCAAGAACAGCAATTAGAGCGGTGATGCAAGTGGAGAAAATTCATAGTACAAGTGAATTGAATGAAGGGTGTTTGGGATTTGATGTTGTCTCAGAAAGGGAGGTTAaagaaaagggatttttgggGTTAAGGAAAACAAAACTTGTGTGTACAATTGGACCAGCTAGTTCTTCTTTAGATGAGTTGGAGAAATTGGCTATCGCAGGTATGAATGTGGCTAGGCTAAATATGTGTCATAATACAAGGGAGTGGCAGCAAGATGTGATTAGGAAGATCAAGAAGTTGAATCAAGAAAAAGGTTATAGTGTAGCAGTTATGATGGATACAGAAGGGAATCAGATACAAGTTGTAGATCATGGCTCTTCTTCTTCTGTCAAAGCAGAG GAGGATTCAATCTGGTACGTTACTACTGAGAAGTTTGAAGGTTCTCGTCCATTTACAATTCAGGCTAATTATGAAGATTTTGCTGAAG GGGTCAATCCTGGTGATGAAATTGTCATAGATGGAGGAATGGCAACTTTTGAAGTCATAGAGAGAGCTGGGAACGACTTGCGCTGCAAGTGCACGGACTCCGGTCTGCTTCTGCCTAGAGCTAAGTTGAGTTTCTGGAGAGATGGAAAGATTTTAGGAAGAGATTATGATCTCCCAACTTTATCAGCAAAG GATTGGTCAGACATTGCGTTTGGAATATCTGAAGATATCGATTTCATTgcagtttcatttgtaaaagaTGCTGATGCAATCAAGCATCTGAAGGACTACCTCACAACTAAATCCCCCAA GGCAATAAAAGTGTTGGCGAAGATAGAGAGCCTAGAGTCTCTTCGAAGGTTGGAAGAGATTGTTGAAGCTTCTGATGGGATTATGATAGCAAGGGGAGATCTAGGAGTTGAGATTCCGCTTGAGCAGATTCCATCTGTTCAGCAAGATATTACTTATGTTTGCAGGCAGCTCAACAAGCCCGTTATCGTGGCCTCTCAGCTTCTGGAATCAATGGTTGAATACCCAACTCCAACACGAGCAGAG GTTGCAGATGTTTCTGAAGCGGTACGACAGTATGCTGATGCATTGATGTTATCTGGTGAGTCAGCCATTGGCTCATACGGAATGAAAGCTCTTTCTGTCTTGCGTACAACTAGCACTCGAATGGAACAATCATGTCGTGAAGAGAACAGGCAAACTTCATTGCATCAGCGCAAACTTGGAGTATCTTTGCCAGATCAAATTGCTGAGCAGATCTGCAATTGTGCAGTTGAAATGG CCGACAACCTAGGGGTGGATGCCATATTTGTGTACACAAGGCATGGGAAGATGGCATCTCTTCTTTCACGCAACCGTCCAAATCCTCCAATATTTGCCTTCACGAACGACAACAGCACTCGGATGGCTCTCAATTTGCAGTGGGGAGTCACTCCCCTTCTCACGGACCTGTCAGACGACATGGAAGGAAACGTTAAGAAAACTGTCGAACTTATAAAAGGAAAAGGGGGGATGATAAAGAAGGAGGATGCTATTTTGGTGGTATCAGATATCATTCCAATTTCTACTGCCCAGACAATTTTCCAGTCCATTCAGGTTATGACCATATCATAG